AATAAGACTGTATATGTTTCACCCGTAGTAATTATTTTTTTTGTGATCGTTTTACCGTTTTTAATACCAATTGCTTCGAGAGTTCCGGGTTCATAAGTAACATTCCATTCGAGATGCGAATTCTTCGGGACATCTTTTTTGCCGAGACTTCTGCCGTTGAGTAAAAGTTCAACGCTTTCGCAGTTGGAATAGCACCATACATTAATGGTTTCTCCGGTTCTGCCGTTCCAGTTCCAGTGGGGAAAAATGTGAAGGACATCTTTATCGCTCCACCAGGATTGATAATAGTAATAAACATTCTTAGGGAATCCGCAGACATCCATTATTCCGAAATGTGAATTGATGCAGGGCCACTTATAAGGAGTAGGTTCACCACGGTAATCGAAACCTGTCCATACGAATCCGCCGGCCAGCCATTCTCTTTCGTCGTAAAATTTCCAGAAGACCTCCGCGGTTGATCCCCATGGCGGGGCATTGGTATCATAATCCGCCATAAATCCTTCTTCGGGAATATTCGAGTAGACGCCGCGAGTACAAAGGGTGCTTGCCTCTTCTGTTCCCCAGAGAATCTGTTCGGGATGTTCGCTTCTGTAGTTATCGATATTGCAGTTGTTCATATAATTAAAACCGCGCAGATCGATAACGCTGTTAACACCTTCATACTTCGGAGTATTTGCTGCATAAGTGGAGAGTCTCGAAGGATCAAGTCTCTGCTGTGTCTGCATCAGTGAAAGCGCAATATTTTTTCCGATCTCGGTTGTCTGAACAACCCATTCCTCGTTTCCCAAACACCATGCGATTATCGACGGATGATTACGGTCTCGAAGGATTAATGTTTCGAACTGCTGCATGAATTCCGGACTGCTTCCCATCAACCTGTTCTCGTCGAGAACAAGCATCCCGAGTTTATCGCATGCCTCAAGTAATTCGTTTGTCGGCGGATTATGACTTGCGCGGTAGGCGTTGCATCCCATCTCTTTTAACAGCTCAACCCGGTAATACTGTAGTCTGTCGGGCAGTGCCGAACCTACTCCTGCGTGATCCTGATGGCAGCAAACACCTTTTATTTTCACATGCTTACCGTTAAGAAAAAATCCTTTGTCTTTATCGAAAGAAATGGTCCGTATTCCGAAATTTGTTTCGATTCTGTCGATTACTTTCCCGTTCTTTTCAATAATTGAAATCAGTTTATAAAGTGAGGGCGTTTCAATTGACCAGAGGGAGGGATTTTTCAGGCTAATGCTTTCTTTGATCTTATTCTGATCGAAGAGATTTAAATCAACACGTGTTGAATTTTTTCCGACAATATTATTCTTATCATCCATTATCAGTGAATGAAGGGTGAATTTCTGACCGGTTGAAAATTGATTTTTCAAATCTGTTTCAATAATTATGTCGGCGTTCCCTTTCTTTACTTCGGTTCTTACATATGTTCCGTAAAGGGGAATGTGGAGAGGATTGGTTTTTATCATCCACACGTGTCGGTAGATTCCGGCACCTTCATAGAACCATCCTTCATAAAAAGTTGCATCCACTCTTACGACCAGTGCATTCGTTCTATCGTAATTAATATAATCAGTAATATCGTAGCTGAACTCGCTGTAGCCGCTTAAATTTCTGCCGAGCAGATGGCCGTTGAACCAGACGTGAGAATCGCGGAAAACTCCGTCGAATTTAATCGTAAATCGTTTTCCTTTTTCACCTGAGGGAATTGTGAATGTTTTTCTGTACCAGCCGATGCTTGTCTCAGGAAATTTTTTCCCGATCGGTTTGTAACCGTGCGAAACCACCTGATCGTCGTGAACCCTGTTCTCGAAATTCAGCTCCACAGCCCAGTCATGAGGCAGATCAAGTTTGCGCCAGGAAGTATCCACAAAATCAGTTCTCAGGACACTGTTGCCGGCACCCGATTTGGCAAACGGTTCTTCCAATCCGTAGTTAAAGTCTTTCTGATAATCTTCGGAATTTCCGAAATGAAATCTCCAATTAAAATCCATCAGTAGTTTTTCTCTTTCAACCGGGGCGTTAATCAGATGTGACTGAGCAAATGAGAATGAAAAAGAAATTAGGAAAAAGAAGAACGCAGCTTTGAATCCTTTCATGTTTTCACCGATTTATTTTATTTTTATTACAAATCAGATCAATCCGGCTGCAGTAAGAATCTGTCTTATATCCTCCTTTCCGGTATCATTCAACGGTGAAAGAGGGGATCTCGGTTCTCCGCCGTAATAACCGGTTAAATCCATAGCGTATTTTAAGCCGGGCACACCGTATTTCGCTGTAACAGCTTTGTTAACTGGAATCATTCTGTTCTGCAAATCGAGCGCTTCCTTTAAATCACCTTTTTCCGTAAGCTCATGAATTCTGATACATTCCTCCGGAGCTATGTTGGCAAGGGCAAGTATTCCGCCAACCGCACCTGCGGTAAAACCGGAATAGAGCATTGAGGCGGTACCTACAAGCAGGGCAAAGTCTTTATGAGATTGTGAGACGAATTCATTATTCTGCCTTACGTTTTCAGAACTGTTCTTTATCCCAAAAATATTCGGATGTGCCGATAATTTCGCTACCGTCTCAGCCTCTATGTCTACACCCGTAAACTTTGTAACATTGTAAATAATCACCGGTATTTTTACGGAGTCGGCAACTGACATAAAATATTTAATGAAGGCATTATGTTTCATCTCGGGTTTATAGAAAGAGGGGGTTAATATAAGTGCGTAGTCTGCACCTCTATCGGCAGATTCGTTCGACAGCGAAATAGTTTCTTTAATTGAGTCGCTTCCGGTTCCGGCAATTATCAGTTTATCGGGTGAAGCAAATTTTTTTGTGGTTTCAACTAGTATAAGTTTTTCCTCGCGTGTGAGAAAAACCGATTCACCGTTGGAACCCATAACCACATAACCGCTTAATCCGGTTTTATTCCACTTATTAATATTGAGTTGGAGTTTATCGGCGGCAAGTTCCCCGTTTACAAACGGAGTGGTTATAGGGGGCATAATTCCTTTTAGTTTTTTCATTTGACCTTCAGATCTCTAAAAAATATTTTTTAATACAAACCAGATGTTTGCCGGACGCTCCGCCAGGCGTCTCATATACCACGGAAACCACGATTCGCCGTAGGCAATCAAAACACGGAATTTGTATCCTTCCTCAGCAAGTTTCTTCTGTAGATTTGTTTTAATACCATAGAGCATTTGGAATTCGTATTTGCTTTTATCTATTCCAATCAGACCGGCTTCATCATTAATTCTTCTTATCAGTTTTTCATCATGTGTGGCGAATACGGGGCGTACTTTTTTATTCCCGGTTTCAGTCATCAATCTACTTGCGCATACAAAGAAGTTTTCGTCAACGTTGGATTTTTTCTTAAACACTATTTCTGTCGGTTCCTTATAAGCACCTTTTACTATTCTTATTTCCGGATCGATGCCCAGCAGCCATTGAATATCGTTCCCGGTTCTGTACAAATATGCCTGAATGCAGATGCCAATGTTGCCGAATTCTTTCTTACACTTATTATAAAAATCGATTGTGCGCTGAGTGTAAAGACTGCTCTCCATATCGATAAATACCGAGTTGCCGAGTTTTTCCCCGGCCTTCTTGACAATAGCGATGAAGTTGCTGTAGGTCTCCTCTTCGGAAAGATCGAATCCGAGCTGCGTGAGTTTAACTGATATTTCAATGTCGAGCTTGCGCTCCGCAATTTTATCGATCAAATGAAGGTAATGATCACGAACAGTCTCTGCCTCTGAAAGCCGGGTAATATTTTCACCAAGCTTTGTAAAGACAGAAGGAATGCCGAGTTTTGAAAATTCCGAAGCGGCATCGAGGGCAGCATCTTCTGTTTCACCCGGCATAAATTTTTTAACGGCTTTACGGACAAATCCCAGTTTAGGGATCCGCTCTTTCATAAATTTATTTTCCGACATCCAGAGTAGGA
This Melioribacteraceae bacterium DNA region includes the following protein-coding sequences:
- a CDS encoding proline dehydrogenase family protein → MSISRSILLWMSENKFMKERIPKLGFVRKAVKKFMPGETEDAALDAASEFSKLGIPSVFTKLGENITRLSEAETVRDHYLHLIDKIAERKLDIEISVKLTQLGFDLSEEETYSNFIAIVKKAGEKLGNSVFIDMESSLYTQRTIDFYNKCKKEFGNIGICIQAYLYRTGNDIQWLLGIDPEIRIVKGAYKEPTEIVFKKKSNVDENFFVCASRLMTETGNKKVRPVFATHDEKLIRRINDEAGLIGIDKSKYEFQMLYGIKTNLQKKLAEEGYKFRVLIAYGESWFPWYMRRLAERPANIWFVLKNIF
- a CDS encoding dihydrodipicolinate synthase family protein, producing the protein MKKLKGIMPPITTPFVNGELAADKLQLNINKWNKTGLSGYVVMGSNGESVFLTREEKLILVETTKKFASPDKLIIAGTGSDSIKETISLSNESADRGADYALILTPSFYKPEMKHNAFIKYFMSVADSVKIPVIIYNVTKFTGVDIEAETVAKLSAHPNIFGIKNSSENVRQNNEFVSQSHKDFALLVGTASMLYSGFTAGAVGGILALANIAPEECIRIHELTEKGDLKEALDLQNRMIPVNKAVTAKYGVPGLKYAMDLTGYYGGEPRSPLSPLNDTGKEDIRQILTAAGLI
- the galA gene encoding beta-galactosidase GalA, with the protein product MKGFKAAFFFFLISFSFSFAQSHLINAPVEREKLLMDFNWRFHFGNSEDYQKDFNYGLEEPFAKSGAGNSVLRTDFVDTSWRKLDLPHDWAVELNFENRVHDDQVVSHGYKPIGKKFPETSIGWYRKTFTIPSGEKGKRFTIKFDGVFRDSHVWFNGHLLGRNLSGYSEFSYDITDYINYDRTNALVVRVDATFYEGWFYEGAGIYRHVWMIKTNPLHIPLYGTYVRTEVKKGNADIIIETDLKNQFSTGQKFTLHSLIMDDKNNIVGKNSTRVDLNLFDQNKIKESISLKNPSLWSIETPSLYKLISIIEKNGKVIDRIETNFGIRTISFDKDKGFFLNGKHVKIKGVCCHQDHAGVGSALPDRLQYYRVELLKEMGCNAYRASHNPPTNELLEACDKLGMLVLDENRLMGSSPEFMQQFETLILRDRNHPSIIAWCLGNEEWVVQTTEIGKNIALSLMQTQQRLDPSRLSTYAANTPKYEGVNSVIDLRGFNYMNNCNIDNYRSEHPEQILWGTEEASTLCTRGVYSNIPEEGFMADYDTNAPPWGSTAEVFWKFYDEREWLAGGFVWTGFDYRGEPTPYKWPCINSHFGIMDVCGFPKNVYYYYQSWWSDKDVLHIFPHWNWNGRTGETINVWCYSNCESVELLLNGRSLGKKDVPKNSHLEWNVTYEPGTLEAIGIKNGKTITKKIITTGETYTVLLTPDRKTINADGEDISVINISAVDKDGNEVPTANESLIFEITGNGKIIGVGNGNPSSHEADKFLNGKYKRSLFNGKCQVIVQSTKSAGEIVLTARSEGLKSASVVVNFKSAVLRPVFN